The Oncorhynchus mykiss isolate Arlee chromosome 8, USDA_OmykA_1.1, whole genome shotgun sequence genome includes the window aaGCATCGGGTTGTGGTAGTAAAtagctacgaagaatatagataaactcttggtaaatagtgtcgTTTACAGCttttcatgagatactctacctcaggtgagaaaaaccttgagacttccttagattttgtgcaccagctgtttacaaatatacatagaccaccaccccttgtcttaccagtggtcgctgttctatcctgctgaaaAAGCGtaaaacccaccagctgtatgttattcatgtcgttgttcagccacaactcggtgaaacataagatattccagttattaatgtcccgttggtaggatatacgtgaccgtggtttgtctattttattatcgattgattttacgttggctaataggactgatggtaaaggGAGATTACCCACTGGCTGTCGTACCCTTACAAGACACCCAGACCTCCGTCCccaatatctctgtctctttctcttgcgAATGATGGGGATTAGGGCCTTGTCAGGCGTCTTAAGTAAATCCTTGTGTCCGACTTGTTAAAGAAAACGTATTCCTCCAGTACGGGGTGAATAATCGCTggcctgatatctagaagctcttttcggccCCAAAAGAAACACattagcacaattggttaggggaCCGTAAAACGGTAGCCATCTCCTCCAGTGCCATtcattatgcattggggcaggtagtgttctcctggcatccgccaaacccagatttgtccgtcggacagccagatggtgaagcgtgattgatcactccagagaacgcatttccactgctccagagtccaatggcgtgagttttacaccactccagccgacgtttggcattgtgcatggtgatctcagtcttgtgtgcagctgctcggccatggaaacctattttaggatgctcctgacaaacagttattgtgctgacgttgcttccagaggcagtttgtaactcggtagtgagtgttgcagccgAGAACAGACActttacacacttcagcactctgcagtcccgttctgttagcttgtgtggcctaatactttgcggctgagccgttgttgctcctagatgtttccacttcgcaataacagcacttatagttgaccggggcagaacatttgacgaactgacttgttttGCCCGGCGTGgtgggcccccaaaaggctagagccaCATCACAAGGGGCATACATCTGAAGCATCTGTTTAGAAGCCCCactcaccaccaaatatggtgatgagaggaagtccAGTGGCGCGAAGTGGGAGGAGATGAAACTTGACCGACATTGAATGTTTCATCGATGATAAAAAATGAGCAcaatctcaatacagttttctgtttacAAAACGATAATCTGTTAAGAACTGAGAGCAAAGTTTTATAGACTtaaccctttgccaaagttttttttagggtgaattgagttattgcacactcACACTAGGCGGAAAGCctaatggaaatatgcaaatCATTGCTAAAATGCACCAATAAGATCTCActtgtgcttggctctgcccaccttcttgcttgttctgcccactatgcttcatttgctcccattggaaacgaccCCAATGATAAATCTTGGGTTAGAGCTAGGTTCAATCAGATTGACAATTTTTACATCCACAtagcgttgttttggctgtgtgtggTGGTAgaactgcgttagagctgtcaaaccCACAAGCGGCTCGTTGCGTTACCTTATCACGGATACTGCCGTTGGAATGCCACCAAACCCCACGCGGCTATAATCTGACAAATCCCAAACAACTGCATTAGAAGTTCATGCAGCCTCATTACAAGTTCAAACACTCCAACTTGACGGATAAAATCACACCATCCAAATGTTATTGGTCGTATAaatatatttagcagatgttattgcgggtttaATGAATTGCTTgtattcctagctccaacagtgcagtagtatctaacaatacacatcAATACCCACAAATCTAAAAATAAAAGGTAATTAAGAAATAtaggacgagcgatgtcagagtgtgtgtgtgtatgcatatacagttgaagtcggaagtttacatacacttaggttggagtcattaaaactcctttttcaacaactcctcaaatttcttgttaacaaactatagttttggcaagtcggttaggacatctacgacaagtcatttttccaacaattgtttacagacagatgcattcactgtatcgcaattccagtgggtcagaagtttacatacactaagttgactgtgcctttacacagcttggaaaattccagaaaatgatttacctacaccttagccaaatacatttaaactcagtttttcacaattcctgacatttaatcctagaaaaaatgccctgttttaggtcatttgggatcaccattttattttaataatgtgaaatgtcagaataatatttgaaattattaattatttcatattttatttctttcatcacattcccagtgggtcagacgtttacatacacacaattagtatttggtagcattgcctttaaattgtttcacttgggtcaaacgttttgggtagccttccacaagcttcccacaataagttggtgaattttggcccattcctcctgacagagctggtgtaactgagtcaggtttgtaggcctccttgctcgcacgcactttcagttctgccaacacattttctataggattgaggtcagggctttgtgataccTTGACCTTCTTCCATAGTtatgcctcttgtccagatgggaaaaggcagtgtgcagtgtgatggcgattgcatcgtctgtggatctattgaggcggtatgcaaattgcagtgtgTCTAGGGTGCATGAAAACATGCAGTTGCCTAACATCAATGGTTTGATATTTGAGAATAATTATTTCTAACATCGATAGAGCCTAAACTTTCTAGCACTGTTTTGAACGAACGCAGTAGGGATAATAAGGGGGTGGTTTGTGACAGACAAGAGCAGCCGCTCACCTATATTTCAGCTCAtaccacagttacacctccaacaccGCCAAAACATCTGCTATGCGGATGTCGACCAATGCTGGTTAATGCTCGATCTGATTGAATCCAGGCCTTATTTACCAGTATCTTTGGTGTTACTGTcacagttgtcatggtgatgAGAATGCCAGATATTCACACacaccctaaacacacacactgcacacacacacacacaaactcactggCTGTGTCCAATTCCACTCCGATATAGATGTCTGTAGACTCAGTGTTTTCCAGTGGTCCGATGAACCTCAcagctcctcttctcctctcctctcctctcctcctcctctccagcactACACGGTCATTCACACACAGGCGGTGCTTCTTCCTGATATGCACATGCATGCACGAACGGACATACGCACCACACACAGTTAAGTTCTTTAAATCACAATTATTGTGAAATGAGtcattaatacagtataatacGGTAATACACAGAAGAGAAACTAAAGCAAGAATAGAAGTGTACCTGGTGGTTAATGCCCTGGGGTCCAGCCCTCCTGCTGCTTGGACTGTGGACGAGGAGTCAGGACAGTCTGGGGCCAgacaccacctctcctcctcttttgtCTCCTCCATCGCTCCCCTCAGAGGTCCACATGAGGCACTTCTCCTTAGGACATTCTCTCTTTTCTGCtcacaaacaacaacaatatcAATGACAAAAAACAAACTACCACAAAAACAGCTCATCATAAAGGCTGTGACATCCTCATGTGTCCATTGTGAAGTATGATAATGAGGTCCAGCCTTCAGCGTGTGTTTTCGGTCTGATGTCTGTCCACCCTGCTCAGACGACAGGTtgcccttctccctcctcctgactGAAACACAAACAATGTCCTGACATGGtgagcacacagcaaagacagaCTGAAACTTCACATTCTCCTTGGTCATAATTGCTATGAATAAAACAGACATTCCAATTCAAAGCACTGCTTCATTATGTAAAACAATTTACACCTCTTTCTCTGGGATTGCTGTCACTATGGGAGGAGTGAGGCATGATGGGTAAGGGTTGTGATCCCAGATCTTCTTCTACAGAGGGTAGAGTAAGTCTGTTGTCTTCTTgtctcttttctccccctctcttcttcaccctctcatctcctctcctgccttcctttcctctcctctccttttctcctggATCCTCCTTCTCATACTCTTTCACACAGGGCAGAACTGCtgtctgacacagagagagagagggtggggtagTTTGTGTGTATACCTTTACGTGAGTGTTGACTTGTGAGAGAGATCATGTGTGTCATACATACCTGTCTCCTCTGAGGGGTGAGGTTGTGAAGGGGGAccagaggagggaggcaggggggtgTGGTGCTAAAggatagaggggggaggcaggggggtGTGGTGTTAGAGCACAGGCTGCCCCTCCCAGAGCTGTATATGGAGGACACACTGGGGGAGACACTggctgggggagaggggaggtagggggaggaggcggcgagagagacggaggggaggcaggagaagggagaggtggagtTGGTCTGGGATCTGTTGGAATCTAAGGGACCCACGGGAGCAGCCGGAGCAGTGGACAGAGAGCACATCAGCTCCTCTATTCGGGCCCTTTGGACCTCTACGGTCCTGTGCAGACTAAGATATGAGaggaggcgcacacacacacacacagcagagttaAGCAAAGGTCAGACAAACTCAACCGAAACAGTAAATGGTTAACTTTCTCATGGAGGAGGCAGCTGAAAACTGGTGTGAATCAGGCATGTGACAGTGGGAATTTGTTTGATACAACAAGCCTATGGTTCTCACCGTTGATTCTCGCGCAGTATCTCGGCTATACTCGAGCACAGGTGCACTGCACCTCTCCTCGAACCATTGATGAAGAACAGTACAGCTTGCGAGGCGACCTCCTTGTCCTCCTCAAGACCCCCTGACGAACTGCCCACTTGGTATAGGAAGGCAGAAATACTACAGTAGTAGAAAACTATTTGTCTATCACTTTATTACCTTTATTCAGTGGTTTTGTAGCAGTTATTGCAGCACAGCAAACAAATTGTCCCCATCACAGGCGTCCCTATTAAAAAAATGACAAGCTATATCGAATGTAGGCTACTTTACCAGTTTGACATGGTTTAGTGACGTCAACTTTAATCTAAGCTTTCTTATTCAAAGAAAAGCATAACTTCCAAAGCTGTAGCCTAGGTACCCGTGCAAGTCCCACCACGACTGAGTGAGCTCCAAATCATTGTTTCCATACCTGTCTGGGACGCACGCGAGTCAAGGTCCGAATCCAACGACCAGGTTCGGTTTCTACTGCGCTCGCGACCACTCATATCCCAGTTCTCTAAATAACAAATGTCTATTGATTTGTTATTGTACTACTCTACTGTAAGCCATGTGTTGCGTTTTTTCACTAACCCTAGACGACGTAACTCCACTTGGGGTGCGTAACACCCAATGAAACGCAGGTTGGTGGCGGTAGGTTGGCTCACAATAGTACAGATAGCGTCATGCTTTCTTGGTGAGGGTTTTAGGCTATAATTATTGTAATACGCTTGCTCTGTCTGGTCATTTTAAGCAGGATAATGAAATATGCAAGGTAAAAGCTTAAAACAAGTAGGCTAATCTATAGACAATTTATACATTTTTGAAAGCAACGAAAGTGCATATTTTGAAATAGAAAAACACGCACAAATAAGAAAGTATTTTAAAATTCCATTAGCTTTATTGCTCGAGTATGTGTACAGGGTGTTTTCATAAAGTTGTAACACAGCGCCCTCGTGTAGTTGAAAAGCCTCACTTCGCCTTCATTTCCTACCTCTTCAACCCACCATGCCAGAGGCAGCACCGTCTAACCCCCAATACGATATTTACCACAAACCCTAGCCCAGCCACAAATAGTACATAGTTCTGACGATATCCCTGCCTATTTCGGTCCCCTCTGGCATGGCCATCTAGTGACTACCACCCTCACACAACGTTTAAGGGTAGGCTATAGAGTTATGTTAGAAACGAAAGGTGCATGGAGAGAAGAACACAGGGACAAACATGCCTAATATTTTTCAAAACGTGGTGCAAAATAATGCAGATTTCATTCTTTAACAGGAACAATCAAAgcaattaaacaaaacaaaaaaatatataaaggaATATCTAGCAAATAGATGTGTTTACTAAAGGGTACTGAAGAGAATTTGAATTTTGAATGAAACTAAGGCAGTGTgggtcagacaggcaggcagggcttCCCTGCTTGTTGCCACTCAGCCACTTCTTTATTCCTCTGCTCCATGTTTCCAACTGACTGCACCAGCTTCACCGTGGCAAATTATTCTGTCCCTCCTGGCTAAataaatatgagagagagagagtgtgagtgagtgagaaagaaaacgagagagagaaaccggCAGGTTCGATTCTGGGTATGAGACTTTTCCTGTGTTACGACGACGTCTTCGTGGCAGCCTTTGATTCCATGATGGTCGCCGAGGCGACGGCTGGTTCTGTGGCGGCAGAAGCGGGAACTGTGGCACCAGGGAGGGTCTGCTGCTCTGGGGCGGGGGTGACTGTGGAAAGGGTGAGGGGGGTGAAGGAGGAGATGTCGACAGGGGGAAGGGATGTTACCCCCTGGGGTAGGAGGGGGAGCTGGGACAGCATGGCAggcaggggggggaggggggctagACCAGGCAGGTTCAGAGGAGGGAAGGGTGCGAGTGGAGGGAATCCTGAaatggaggggagaggatggggcAGGTCAGAGAAAAGAGATATCTGTAGTTGAACACATGAATAATCACACTGGTACATAATACGTTAATGCCTGGGGGTGGAAACCCACTGTTAGCATTAGCTGTTAGCTGTATAAACCCGCTGTTCCTGGTGGCAGTAGCCCGCTAATACCTGCTAGCGATACAGCGCTGAGGTCTGGTAGTGCGGTGAGGTTGAGGTTGGGGAGGTTTGGGAATGGGGGCAGGCCGCCCGGGAGAGGCAACAGACCTACAATAGCACACAAATAAACATACTTAATCAGTGTAGAAAAGGTATTGTGTGTAAGATTAGATAATTTCAATTCGATCTTGAAATATAATTCTGAAGAGGCGTGTACTGACCTGGTAGCGTGGTGGCAGGGTTGAAGGTCGTGGAGGCTGGGTTTAGGGGGCTAAGGGAGGTGGGCAGCAGGGGAACGGTGGGGAGACCTggaaaagaaagagtgagagtttGAGCAGTTAGCACACAGTTGTATAGGAGAGAGAAGACCTTTTAGACCAAGGGTGGGCAAACTACGTCCCGCAGGCGCCAGCAGGAAGTTTGAgtagaaaatgtaataaataagtAATTATTTTGggtagaaaaaatatattttttaaatactccAGGCCCCACTAATATTTAAAACTAAATAGAACTTAATAAATTataaaggctctggagcaacaaaccgcccttgctggctctgcctggccggttcccctctctccactgggattctcagCCTCTAACTcttttacaggggctgagtcactggcttactggtgctctttcatgccgtccctacgAGGGGTgcttcacttgagtgggttgagtcactgacgtgatcttcctgtctgggttggcgcccccccttgggttgtgccgtggcggagatctttgtttgctatactcggccttgtctcaggatggtaagttggtggttgaagatatccctctagtggtgtgggtgctgtgctttggcaaagtgggtggggttatatccttcctgtttggctctGTCCGCGGGTATCATCGGAtgtggccacagtgtctcctgactcctcccgtctcagccgccagtatttatgctgcagtagtttgtgtcggggggctagggtcagtctgttatatctggagtatttctcctgtcttatccggtgtcctgtgtgaatttaagtatgctctctctaattctctcggaggacctgagccctaggaccatgcctcagaactacctggcatgatgactccttgctgactccacctggccgtgctgctgcttcagtttcaactgttctgcctgcggctatggaatcctgacctgttcaccggacgtgctacctgtcccagacctgctgttttccactctctagagacagcaggagtggtagagatactcttaatgatcggctatgaaaagccaactgacatttactcctgaggtgctgacttgctgcaccatagacaactactgtgattattatttgaccatgctggtcatttatgaacatttgaacatcttggccatgttctgttataatctccacccggcacagtcagaagaggactggccaccccacatagcctggttcctctctaggtttcttcctaggttttggcctttctagggagtttttcctagccaccgtgcttctacacctgcattgcttgctgtttggggtattaggctgggtttctgtatagcactttgagatatcagctgatatcgaagggctatataaagggctatataaataaatgtgattttatttaaaggacctacagtgcattcagaaagtattcaggccccatgacttttttcactttgttacattaaagccttattATTTTCCCTTATCTACAcataatagcccataatgacaaagcaaaaacaggttgagaTAGTATTGCAAATGTGTtaataataaaaaacagaaatgccttatttacataattattcagacccttttttatgagactctaaattgagttcaggtgcatcctgtttccatttatcatccttgagatgcttctacaacttgtttggagtccacctgtggtaaattcaattgattggacatgattaggaAAGGCACCACCTGTCTCTAtacaggtcccacagttgaccgtgcatgtcagcaaaaaccaagccatgaggtcgaaggaattgtctgtagagctctgagacaggattgtgtcgaggcacagatctgggggaatggtaccaaaatatttctgcagcattgaaggtccccaagaacacagtggcctccatcattcttaaatggaagaagcttggaaccaccaagactcttcctaaagctggccgcccagccaaactgagcaatcggcggagaaaggccttggtcaggcaggtcaccaagaacccgatggtcactctgatagagctccagagttcctctgtggagatgggagaaccttccagcaggacaaccatctctgcagcaatcctccaatcaggcctttatggtagaatggccagatggaagccactcctcagtaaaaaggcacatgacagcccgcttggagtttgccaaaaggcacctaaaggactctcaagaCAAttacaaacaagattctctgggcagatgaaaccaagattgaactgtttggcctgaatgccaagcgtcatgtctggaggaaacctggcacctcccctactgtgaagcatggtggtggcagcttcatgcagtgaggatgtttttcaacggcagggaacctgacagcgcttgagagaatcttcagaaaagaatgggagaactccccaaatacaggtgtaccaattttgtagcgtcatacctccTTTTgatcatctttccttccagttctctgctgtccatgactggaacgaattgcaaaaatctctgaagctggagactcacatctccctcaccagctgtcagagcagctcacagatcactgcacctgtacatatcccatctgtaaacagcccatcgatctacctacctcatccccatactggtatttatttatttagctcctttgcactccagtatctcaacctgcacattcatcttctgccgatctaccattacagtgtttaattgctatattgtaattacttcgccaccatggcctatttatttccttaacttccctcatttacactcactgtatatagactttttgttttcttttgttctactgtattattgactatgttttgttcattccatgtgtaactctgttgttgtatgtgtcgaattgctacgctttatcttggccaggtcgcagttgtaaatgagaacttgttctcaactggcctacctggttaaataaaggtgaaataaataaaaatacccaagaagactccagactaatcgctgccaaaggtgcttcaacaaagtactaagtaaaggttctgaatacttatgtgcatgtgatatttccgtttattATTTGTAATAagtaataaaaaaaagaaaattacaaatttaaaacattttctttgtcattatggggtattgcgtgtagattgatgagtgtgGGGGAAACtaagcaattttagaataaggctgtaatgtaacaaaatgcttaaagtcaagggctctgaatactttctgaatgcactgtatatatttttaaataactgCCTGTTTTCTGGCCCGCAAATTGATATTGACCAAGAAAAATcataaacattttttattttttttattttaaagtgcGACCCTAAGTTGTATTTCAAAATCCCGATGTGACCCTGGAGAAAAAAGAAAGAGTTTCCCCACCCCTCTGAGACCATCTGTAGCATTTCCACTGGGAGTTTGAAAGGGGTGGGGAGGCCATCTGGACCCATATTAAAAATGATTGGTCGAACCCTGGTGCcacattccattccagacatttcCTAACACTTTGATACCATATTATGttgagagagaaagtaagagagatTAAGTACCTGTCTGAAGCTCACTTGGAATGGTGGGTGGAGCTGAGTTGATTGACAGGCTGGACAGCGAATCTTCTAACCCCGTGGGGACAGAGGGCACAGCAGGGGGTGGGGTTACAGCAGAGAGCTGAACCTGAGTGGGAGGGAGAAATAAGGCAAaagcagagagaaagatagatggagagaggaatagagaaataTGTGAGGGATGGCTGATGAACAGTGAAGGTCAAGTGCATTTAAAACAAGTCATTCATAATTCTAATGAAAACCTTTCCTCTCGGTCTTGCCTGTCTGCACTGGGAGGGAcagtcatacatacagtacaagtcaaaagtttggacacctattcattcaagttttttttttactattttctacattgtagaataatagtgaagacatcaaaactattaaaataacacatatggaatcatgtaatcaTAAacgtgttaaagaaatcaaaatatattttaggagtttcttcaaagtagccaccctttgggcgcccagtggtgcagcggtctaaggcactgcatctcagtgcgagGCTTCACTACAGTCCCTGTTTCGAAACCAGgatgcatcacatccggccgtgattgggagttccatagggctgcgcacaattggcccagcatcgtccaggtttggccgtcattgtaaacaagaatttgttcttaactgacttgcctaattaaataaaacgcttttttgccttgacagctttgcacgctcttggcactcaaccagcttcatctgaaatgcttttccaacaattttaaaggagttcccacatataatgtgtacttgttggctgcttttccttcactctgcgatcaactcatcccaaaccatctcaattaggttgaggtcaggtgattgtggaggccaggtcatctgatgcagcactccatcactctccttggtcaaatagcccttacacagcctggaggtgtgttttggttcattgtcctgttaaaaaacaaatgatagtcccactaagcgcaaaccagatgggatgatgtatcactgcagaatgctgtggtagccatgccggttaagtgtgccttgaattctaaataaatcactgacagtgtcaccagcaaagcacccccccccacaccatgcttcacagtgggacctacacagagatcatccgttcacctactctgcatctcacaaagacacggcggtctgaaccaaaaatctcaaatttggactcagacgaAAAGGACCGagttccacaggtctaatgtacattgctcatgtttcttggcccaagcaagtctcttcttattggtgttctttagtagtggtttctttgtagcaattcgaccacgaaggcctgattcacagtctcctctgaacagttgatgttgagatgtgtctgttacttaaactctgaagcatttatttgggctgcaatttctgaggttggtaactctcatgaacgtatcctctgcagcagaggtaactctgggtcgtcttttcctgtggcggtcctcatgagagccagtttcatcatagtgtttgatggtttttgcaactgcacttgaagaaacgtcaaagttcttaattttccagattgactgaccttcatgtcttaaagtaatgatggactgtcatttctctttgcttatttgagctgttcttaccataatatggacttgcgGTCTTTTACCacatagggctatcttctgtataccacccctaccatgtcacaacacaactgattggctcaaacgcattgaggaaagaaattacacaaatcaacctaacaaggcacacctgttaattgaaatgcattccaggtgactacctcatgaagctggttgagagaatgccaagcatgtgcaaagctgtcaaggcaaagggtggctacttagaagaatctcaaaatatatttagatttgtttaacacttttctggttactacatgattccatatgtgttatttcatagttttgatgtcttcactattattctataatatagaaaatagtaaaaataaaggaaaacccttgaatgagtaggtgtatccaaacttttgactggtactgtacatgcataATGAGCCTTTCATAGCTCATAACCTAGCcctggtcggggggggggggggggttatttttgccctcataacagcctcaattcatcagggcatggactctacaaggtgtcaaaagtgttccacag containing:
- the LOC110530667 gene encoding uncharacterized protein LOC110530667 isoform X4, yielding MSGRERSRNRTWSLDSDLDSRASQTVGSSSGGLEEDKEVASQAVLFFINGSRRGAVHLCSSIAEILRENQRTTPPCLPPLVPLHNLTPQRRQTAVLPCVKEYEKEDPGEKERRGKEGRRGDERVKKRGGEKRQEDNRLTLPSVEEDLGSQPLPIMPHSSHSDSNPRERVRRREKGNLSSEQGGQTSDRKHTLKAGPHYHTSQWTHEDVTAFMMSCFCGSLFFVIDIVVVCEQKRENVLRRSASCGPLRGAMEETKEEERWCLAPDCPDSSSTVQAAGGLDPRALTTRKKHRLCVNDRVVLERRRRGEERRRGAVRFIGPLENTESTDIYIGVELDTASGENEGSLHGNRYFRCKPNHGTFTTITGIRKLSRSSHSKSRSSKPPEEGDSSDSGPGSSAVAIGRSSQSVGSRNGLRRTWNQMDIRAQVHSEPGGPRDKTTVENPGLD
- the LOC110530667 gene encoding uncharacterized protein LOC110530667 isoform X3, coding for MCSLSTAPAAPVGPLDSNRSQTNSTSPFSCLPSVSLAASSPYLPSPPASVSPSVSSIYSSGRGSLCSNTTPPCLPPLSFSTTPPCLPPLVPLHNLTPQRRQTAVLPCVKEYEKEDPGEKERRGKEGRRGDERVKKRGGEKRQEDNRLTLPSVEEDLGSQPLPIMPHSSHSDSNPRERVRRREKGNLSSEQGGQTSDRKHTLKAGPHYHTSQWTHEDVTAFMMSCFCGSLFFVIDIVVVCEQKRENVLRRSASCGPLRGAMEETKEEERWCLAPDCPDSSSTVQAAGGLDPRALTTRKKHRLCVNDRVVLERRRRGEERRRGAVRFIGPLENTESTDIYIGVELDTASGENEGSLHGNRYFRCKPNHGTFTTITGIRKLSRSSHSKSRSSKPPEEGDSSDSGPGSSAVAIGRSSQSVGSRNGLRRTWNQMDIRAQVHSEPGGPRDKTTVENPGLD
- the LOC110530667 gene encoding uncharacterized protein LOC110530667 isoform X1, translating into MSGRERSRNRTWSLDSDLDSRASQTVGSSSGGLEEDKEVASQAVLFFINGSRRGAVHLCSSIAEILRENQRLHRTVEVQRARIEELMCSLSTAPAAPVGPLDSNRSQTNSTSPFSCLPSVSLAASSPYLPSPPASVSPSVSSIYSSGRGSLCSNTTPPCLPPLSFSTTPPCLPPLVPLHNLTPQRRQTAVLPCVKEYEKEDPGEKERRGKEGRRGDERVKKRGGEKRQEDNRLTLPSVEEDLGSQPLPIMPHSSHSDSNPRERVRRREKGNLSSEQGGQTSDRKHTLKAGPHYHTSQWTHEDVTAFMMSCFCGSLFFVIDIVVVCEQKRENVLRRSASCGPLRGAMEETKEEERWCLAPDCPDSSSTVQAAGGLDPRALTTRKKHRLCVNDRVVLERRRRGEERRRGAVRFIGPLENTESTDIYIGVELDTASGENEGSLHGNRYFRCKPNHGTFTTITGIRKLSRSSHSKSRSSKPPEEGDSSDSGPGSSAVAIGRSSQSVGSRNGLRRTWNQMDIRAQVHSEPGGPRDKTTVENPGLD
- the LOC110530667 gene encoding uncharacterized protein LOC110530667 isoform X2, coding for MSGRERSRNRTWSLDSDLDSRASQTVGSSSGGLEEDKEVASQAVLFFINGSRRGAVHLCSSIAEILRENQRLHRTVEVQRARIEELMCSLSTAPAAPVGPLDSNRSQTNSTSPFSCLPSVSLAASSPYLPSPPASVSPSVSSIYSSGRGSLCSNTTPPCLPPLSFSTTPPCLPPLVPLHNLTPQRRQTAVLPCVKEYEKEDPGEKERRGKEGRRGDERVKKRGGEKRQEDNRLTLPSVEEDLGSQPLPIMPHSSHSDSNPRERVRRREKGNLSSEQGGQTSDRKHTLKKRENVLRRSASCGPLRGAMEETKEEERWCLAPDCPDSSSTVQAAGGLDPRALTTRKKHRLCVNDRVVLERRRRGEERRRGAVRFIGPLENTESTDIYIGVELDTASGENEGSLHGNRYFRCKPNHGTFTTITGIRKLSRSSHSKSRSSKPPEEGDSSDSGPGSSAVAIGRSSQSVGSRNGLRRTWNQMDIRAQVHSEPGGPRDKTTVENPGLD